A window of the Polaribacter batillariae genome harbors these coding sequences:
- a CDS encoding sterol desaturase family protein → METIFNYFETIPSSHRSILLVGGITFFWLLEGAIPLFKFDYKKWKHAIPNLFFTFTTVIINFALAFLLLKTADWVQANNFGIINWLPEMPLWLYVVLGVLFLDFFGAYLAHYTEHKIKPLWMVHLVHHSDHKVDTTTANRHHPIESVIRFAFTLFGVFVVGTPIAIVFIYQSMSLIFTQFTHANIKMSSKLDKFLSYFIVSPDMHKVHHHNMLPYTDSNYGNIFSIWDRIFGTYLELDREKIVYGVDTFPDEVKNSSLKELLKQPFQGYRKPTGVEEI, encoded by the coding sequence TTGGAAACCATTTTTAATTATTTCGAAACCATACCTTCTTCTCATAGAAGTATTCTTTTAGTAGGCGGAATTACTTTTTTCTGGTTATTAGAAGGTGCCATCCCTTTGTTTAAATTCGATTATAAAAAGTGGAAACATGCTATACCTAATTTGTTTTTTACGTTCACAACTGTTATCATTAATTTTGCATTGGCTTTTTTATTGTTAAAAACAGCAGATTGGGTGCAGGCTAATAATTTCGGTATTATCAATTGGCTTCCAGAAATGCCATTGTGGCTATATGTTGTTTTAGGCGTTTTATTTTTAGATTTCTTTGGTGCCTATTTGGCACATTATACAGAGCACAAAATAAAACCTTTGTGGATGGTGCATTTAGTACATCATTCAGATCATAAAGTAGATACTACTACTGCAAACAGACATCATCCTATAGAAAGTGTGATTCGTTTTGCGTTTACATTATTTGGGGTTTTTGTAGTGGGAACACCTATTGCCATTGTGTTTATTTATCAATCGATGTCGTTAATTTTTACGCAGTTTACACACGCAAACATTAAAATGTCTTCGAAATTAGATAAATTTTTGAGCTACTTTATAGTGTCTCCAGATATGCACAAGGTGCATCATCATAATATGTTGCCATATACAGATTCTAATTACGGAAATATTTTTTCTATTTGGGATAGAATTTTTGGAACGTATTTAGAGTTAGACAGAGAGAAAATCGTATATGGAGTAGATACTTTCCCAGATGAAGTTAAAAACTCATCTTTAAAAGAATTGTTGAAACAACCTTTTCAAGGATATCGGAAGCCTACTGGTGTTGAAGAAATTTAA
- a CDS encoding GIY-YIG nuclease family protein codes for MKTIHQYYVYILASKIRGTLYIGVTNDLQRRVYEHKMGIKKGFTQKYGVNRLVYFETYQNIEEAITRENNMKKWKRAWKIKLIEEENKPWLDLAKDWYDDILCD; via the coding sequence ATGAAAACCATTCATCAATATTACGTGTATATTTTGGCAAGTAAAATTAGAGGGACTTTATATATTGGGGTTACCAATGATTTACAAAGAAGAGTTTATGAGCATAAAATGGGAATCAAGAAAGGTTTTACTCAAAAGTATGGTGTAAATAGGTTGGTTTACTTTGAAACCTATCAAAATATTGAAGAGGCAATTACCAGAGAGAATAATATGAAAAAATGGAAACGTGCTTGGAAAATAAAATTGATTGAAGAAGAAAACAAACCTTGGTTAGATTTAGCGAAAGATTGGTATGATGATATTTTATGTGATTAA